In one window of Aceticella autotrophica DNA:
- a CDS encoding chemotaxis protein CheW yields the protein MAKQVVIFKLNNEDFCVDIMQVLEILSMQKIRKVPDVPDFIEGIFDLRGTIIPIIDLRKRFNMEKTNINDNTRIIVVNLNKKSVGFIVDAVTEVLHIDEESIKEPPDIISGIGKEYIEAVVKLNDRLIISLNLHRVLTEQEKKEIEEMG from the coding sequence ATGGCTAAACAGGTTGTTATTTTTAAACTAAATAATGAGGATTTTTGTGTCGATATAATGCAGGTATTAGAAATCCTAAGTATGCAGAAAATAAGAAAGGTTCCAGATGTTCCAGATTTTATTGAAGGCATTTTTGATTTAAGAGGTACTATTATTCCTATAATTGATTTGAGAAAAAGATTTAATATGGAAAAGACAAATATTAACGATAATACCAGGATTATTGTTGTTAATTTAAACAAAAAATCAGTAGGTTTCATAGTAGATGCAGTTACCGAAGTACTGCATATTGATGAGGAGTCAATCAAAGAACCTCCAGATATTATTTCCGGAATCGGAAAAGAATACATAGAAGCTGTAGTAAAATTAAATGACAGGTTGATAATAAGCCTTAATCTTCATAGAGTATTAACGGAACAGGAGAAAAAGGAGATAGAAGAAATGGGTTAA
- the ruvC gene encoding crossover junction endodeoxyribonuclease RuvC has protein sequence MRILGIDPGIAIMGYGIIDYDKNKYKVLEYGAVTTESGISKSMRLKDIYDNIVSIIDEYKPDVMSIEELFFNKNAKTVITIGESRGVTILAAINSGIAVKEYTPLQVKQAVVGYGRAEKAQVQTMVKAILNLKEIPKPDDVADALAIAICHCHSDIMNAKLR, from the coding sequence ATGAGAATTCTTGGTATAGACCCTGGAATTGCAATTATGGGTTATGGTATAATTGATTATGATAAGAATAAATACAAGGTATTGGAGTATGGTGCTGTAACAACAGAATCCGGTATTTCCAAAAGCATGCGGCTCAAAGATATATATGACAATATTGTTTCAATTATAGATGAATATAAGCCGGATGTTATGTCGATTGAGGAACTTTTTTTTAATAAGAATGCTAAAACCGTAATAACAATTGGTGAATCGCGTGGAGTTACGATACTTGCGGCAATAAATAGCGGTATTGCTGTTAAAGAATATACGCCTCTTCAGGTAAAACAAGCTGTTGTAGGTTATGGTAGAGCTGAAAAGGCACAGGTACAAACAATGGTAAAAGCAATACTTAATTTAAAGGAAATACCAAAACCTGACGATGTTGCAGATGCTCTTGCCATTGCAATATGTCACTGTCATAGTGATATAATGAATGCGAAATTGAGGTAA
- the cysK gene encoding cysteine synthase A produces the protein MRASKIYDLIGNTPVVMLNKIIEKNAADVFLKLEAFNPGSSIKDRIALSMIECAEIEGKLKEGSVIVEPTSGNTGIGLAMVGAAKGYKVVIVMPDTMSIERRMLLTAYGAEIVLTPGLEGINGAIKKAKELAEKNKNYYMPQQFENEANPKAHEKTTAIEILEDFKDGLDAFIAGVGTGGTITGVARVLKENIPAIKIIAVEPEKSPVISGGKPGLHGIQGIGAGFIPKVFDKNIVDEVIAVKDEDAFETARRLARMEGIMAGISTGAATYAAIEVAKRLGSGKKVLAIAPDTGERYLSTQLFTAE, from the coding sequence ATGAGGGCAAGTAAAATATATGATCTTATTGGCAATACACCTGTTGTTATGCTTAATAAGATTATTGAAAAGAATGCTGCTGATGTCTTTTTAAAGCTTGAAGCATTTAATCCCGGCAGCAGTATAAAGGATAGAATTGCTTTATCAATGATTGAATGTGCTGAAATAGAAGGCAAGTTAAAAGAAGGTAGTGTTATTGTAGAACCCACAAGTGGAAATACAGGCATCGGTCTTGCAATGGTAGGTGCTGCCAAAGGATATAAGGTAGTGATAGTAATGCCAGATACAATGAGTATAGAAAGAAGGATGCTTTTGACTGCATACGGAGCAGAAATAGTTCTAACACCGGGTTTAGAAGGAATAAATGGTGCAATTAAAAAAGCAAAGGAATTGGCAGAAAAAAATAAAAACTATTATATGCCGCAGCAATTTGAAAATGAGGCAAATCCAAAAGCACATGAAAAAACGACAGCGATAGAAATTCTTGAAGACTTTAAAGATGGACTTGATGCATTTATAGCTGGTGTAGGAACAGGCGGCACAATAACAGGTGTCGCAAGGGTGCTCAAAGAAAATATTCCTGCTATAAAAATTATTGCTGTTGAACCCGAAAAATCACCTGTCATTTCAGGTGGTAAGCCCGGTTTACATGGTATACAAGGTATTGGTGCTGGTTTTATTCCAAAGGTATTTGATAAAAATATAGTAGATGAGGTTATAGCAGTTAAAGATGAAGATGCATTTGAAACGGCAAGAAGGCTTGCTCGTATGGAAGGAATTATGGCTGGTATTTCAACAGGTGCTGCTACATATGCAGCAATAGAGGTGGCAAAAAGATTAGGAAGCGGCAAAAAAGTTCTTGCAATTGCACCGGATACAGGTGAGAGATATTTAAGCACACAGCTTTTTACTGCAGAATAA
- a CDS encoding YebC/PmpR family DNA-binding transcriptional regulator — MSGHSKWANIKHKKERMDAQKGKIFTKLTKDIIMAAKEGGDPETNGKLRDAIEKAKANNLPNDNIQRAIKKGTGELGGGNYEEVVYEGYGPAGTAIIIEALTDNKNRTAGDIRYIFDRSGGSLGESGCVAWMFSKKGLITIEKRENIDEDELALQAIDAGADDFSSEGEEFEILTDPSNFTSVKEALEKSGYELSTAEITMIPQNTIQLNESDYEKFEKMIDKLEENDDVQNVYHNVEISS; from the coding sequence ATGTCAGGTCATTCAAAATGGGCAAATATCAAGCATAAAAAGGAAAGAATGGATGCACAAAAAGGGAAGATTTTTACAAAATTGACAAAAGATATTATCATGGCTGCTAAAGAGGGTGGAGACCCAGAAACGAATGGTAAATTAAGAGATGCCATAGAAAAGGCAAAAGCTAACAATCTCCCAAATGATAATATTCAAAGAGCAATCAAAAAGGGGACAGGAGAACTTGGCGGTGGAAATTATGAAGAGGTAGTTTACGAAGGTTATGGTCCTGCTGGTACAGCTATCATAATAGAGGCACTGACAGACAATAAAAACAGGACAGCAGGTGATATAAGGTATATATTTGACAGAAGCGGTGGTAGCCTTGGTGAATCAGGATGTGTTGCATGGATGTTTAGCAAAAAAGGTTTAATAACAATTGAAAAAAGAGAAAATATTGATGAAGATGAGCTTGCTTTACAGGCAATAGATGCAGGTGCGGATGATTTTTCCTCCGAAGGTGAAGAATTTGAAATATTAACAGACCCTTCAAATTTCACTTCAGTTAAAGAAGCTTTGGAAAAATCTGGATATGAATTAAGCACTGCTGAGATTACTATGATACCGCAGAATACAATACAATTGAATGAAAGTGATTATGAGAAGTTTGAAAAAATGATAGACAAATTAGAAGAAAATGACGATGTACAAAATGTATATCATAATGTAGAAATATCAAGTTAA
- a CDS encoding DUF2905 domain-containing protein: MFNGIGKTLIYVGILLIIIGAFLMVCGKLGLGRLPGDIVYKKGNFTFYFPLMTSILISLILTIIFWLLKK; encoded by the coding sequence GTGTTTAATGGTATTGGAAAGACTTTGATATATGTTGGGATTCTTCTTATAATTATAGGTGCATTTTTGATGGTATGTGGTAAACTGGGTTTAGGGCGGTTGCCTGGTGATATAGTATATAAAAAAGGCAATTTTACATTTTATTTTCCACTTATGACAAGTATTTTGATAAGCCTTATATTAACTATAATATTTTGGTTATTAAAGAAATAA
- a CDS encoding SpoIID/LytB domain-containing protein: MSFKKIAAAVLVCAIILSILPFGDVNADVHLPSLIRIGLYYASSAKAVYQLSSESGYKIAYQDNNGNIKYIYNINAKDISINKDDNFYLMAGTYNDQAGVDDALSKITLKVPNSLVGYDGNYHIFIGPYTNQNDASLAMKAFAVSYSDIKLVKPDVNISILQNNKNIFLFCIKDFMYISKISTDPTMLINSKAYRGIFGFKRQTGSDMTAINVLTLEEYLYGVVPSEMPASWNIEALKAQAVASRTYAAKNTGKYSKYGFDLTDDVFCQVYKGYSNEYSNSNRAVDATKGVVAIYKGSLIDALFHSHSGGFTEDSENYFDNDVPYLKAVEDKYVFGYNKSDDRWSVNFSKDQIKQKLLCKKQDIGDIVDIKVTGKSWTGRATEVTLYGTNGNYVLRKSKIRDFFDVKSTMLTIDGIKTANDSNVYIQSNVDTVQKVLNGCYVVTANGTTQIKSDIVYLIGQNGIKQINNQKAASDVYIINGSGNGHGIGLSQYGARGMADNGYNYIDILKYYYKGIDLFDTINNKTL, translated from the coding sequence GTGAGCTTTAAAAAAATAGCTGCTGCTGTTCTGGTATGTGCTATTATTTTATCTATACTGCCATTTGGAGATGTTAATGCAGATGTGCATCTTCCAAGCTTAATCAGGATTGGGTTGTATTATGCTTCATCTGCAAAGGCGGTATATCAGCTTTCATCTGAAAGTGGATATAAGATAGCCTATCAGGATAATAACGGGAATATAAAATACATATACAATATAAACGCAAAAGATATATCGATTAATAAGGATGATAATTTTTATTTAATGGCAGGTACTTATAATGACCAGGCAGGTGTTGATGATGCACTTAGTAAGATAACTTTAAAAGTTCCGAATTCTTTGGTAGGTTACGATGGAAATTATCATATTTTTATAGGACCATATACAAATCAAAATGATGCATCGCTTGCAATGAAAGCCTTTGCCGTATCATATAGCGATATTAAATTAGTTAAACCTGATGTTAATATATCAATTTTGCAGAACAATAAAAATATATTTTTATTTTGTATTAAGGACTTTATGTATATTTCAAAAATATCTACAGATCCTACAATGTTGATAAATTCCAAGGCTTATCGGGGGATTTTCGGCTTTAAAAGGCAAACAGGCAGTGACATGACAGCGATAAATGTGCTGACATTGGAAGAATATTTATATGGGGTTGTTCCTTCAGAGATGCCTGCTTCGTGGAATATAGAGGCATTGAAGGCACAGGCGGTTGCATCAAGAACATATGCTGCCAAGAATACAGGTAAATATAGCAAATACGGTTTTGATTTGACTGACGATGTTTTTTGCCAGGTATATAAAGGATACAGCAATGAATATTCCAATTCCAACAGAGCTGTTGATGCTACAAAAGGAGTTGTTGCAATATATAAGGGAAGTCTTATTGATGCCTTATTTCATTCCCATAGCGGCGGATTTACAGAGGATAGTGAAAATTATTTTGATAATGATGTACCTTATTTAAAAGCAGTTGAAGATAAATATGTTTTCGGTTATAATAAATCAGATGACAGATGGTCAGTAAATTTTAGCAAGGACCAAATTAAACAGAAACTATTATGTAAGAAACAAGACATTGGAGATATAGTAGATATAAAAGTCACCGGTAAAAGTTGGACAGGCAGGGCAACAGAAGTAACCTTATATGGTACAAATGGAAACTATGTTTTGCGTAAAAGTAAGATAAGAGATTTTTTTGACGTAAAAAGTACCATGCTTACTATTGATGGGATTAAAACTGCAAATGACAGCAATGTATATATACAATCAAATGTAGATACAGTTCAAAAGGTTTTAAATGGCTGCTATGTTGTAACTGCAAACGGTACAACTCAAATTAAGTCAGATATAGTGTATTTAATCGGACAGAATGGAATAAAGCAGATAAATAATCAAAAAGCAGCATCCGATGTTTATATAATTAATGGAAGTGGAAATGGACATGGGATAGGATTAAGTCAATATGGTGCCCGCGGAATGGCAGACAATGGGTATAATTATATTGATATATTAAAATACTACTATAAGGGTATTGATTTATTTGATACAATAAATAATAAAACACTGTAA
- the ruvA gene encoding Holliday junction branch migration protein RuvA, translating to MLTYITGFLDYIGKDFVIVEVMGLGLKVVVPLSTLKELSSIGDKVKLYTHLQIKEDGFQIYGFKSKNEQEIFEKLVSISGIGPKAAISILSTLSVDKFIKAVNINDYMAIEESPGIGKKTAQRIILELKDKLNSINIENDSIEINEDALNALISLGYSKQESISALRGIDCDNLEDIIKQALKKLMK from the coding sequence ATGCTTACATATATAACTGGTTTTCTTGACTATATTGGAAAAGATTTTGTTATTGTTGAGGTTATGGGCTTGGGACTAAAAGTAGTTGTGCCTTTAAGTACTTTAAAAGAATTATCATCTATAGGGGATAAAGTGAAGCTTTATACGCATTTGCAAATAAAAGAGGATGGCTTTCAAATATATGGTTTCAAATCAAAGAATGAACAAGAAATATTTGAAAAACTTGTTTCCATAAGTGGTATAGGACCCAAAGCTGCAATATCAATATTATCAACATTATCTGTTGATAAGTTTATTAAAGCTGTAAATATCAATGATTACATGGCAATTGAAGAATCTCCGGGCATTGGGAAAAAGACTGCTCAGAGAATCATACTTGAATTAAAAGACAAGTTGAATAGTATAAATATTGAAAATGATAGTATAGAGATAAATGAGGATGCTCTTAATGCATTAATTTCACTTGGATATTCAAAGCAGGAATCAATATCAGCACTTAGGGGTATTGATTGTGACAATTTAGAAGACATAATAAAACAAGCCCTAAAAAAGCTTATGAAGTAG
- the ruvB gene encoding Holliday junction branch migration DNA helicase RuvB, which produces MGDRIVAQNFIQEDASEFSLRPKKLSEYIGQTKVKEELRIYIEAAKLRKEPLDHVLLFGPPGLGKTTLANIISNEMGSGIRITSGPAIERAGDIAAILTNLQENDILFIDEIHRLNHSVEEILYPAMEDFELDIIIGKGPSARSLRLDLPHFTLIGATTRAGLMTSPLRDRFGVINRLEFYSVDELSEIIKRSSKILNVSISEDASKEIGRRSRGTPRIANRLLKRVRDFAQVKGNGCIDYDIANRALDLLGVDDMGLEYLDRKILSSIIEKFQGGPVGIDTIAAAIGEESDTIVDVYEPYLMQIGFLDRTSRGRMATQLAYKYLNYSLPE; this is translated from the coding sequence ATGGGGGATAGAATTGTAGCACAAAATTTTATTCAAGAAGATGCCTCGGAATTTTCATTAAGACCCAAAAAGTTGTCGGAATATATTGGGCAAACAAAAGTTAAAGAGGAATTAAGGATTTATATAGAAGCTGCAAAACTTAGAAAAGAGCCGCTTGACCATGTGCTTCTTTTTGGACCGCCGGGTTTGGGCAAAACTACACTTGCTAATATTATATCAAATGAAATGGGCTCAGGGATCCGGATAACATCTGGACCGGCTATAGAAAGAGCCGGTGATATTGCAGCAATTCTTACAAATTTACAAGAAAATGATATTTTATTTATTGATGAAATTCACAGATTAAACCACAGTGTTGAAGAAATACTATATCCAGCAATGGAGGATTTTGAACTTGATATAATTATCGGAAAGGGACCAAGCGCTAGGTCATTAAGGTTGGACTTACCTCATTTTACTTTGATTGGGGCTACAACGCGAGCAGGACTTATGACATCACCCTTAAGAGATAGGTTTGGTGTTATTAATAGGTTGGAATTCTATTCAGTGGATGAATTAAGCGAAATTATAAAAAGGTCTTCAAAAATATTAAATGTATCTATAAGTGAAGATGCATCAAAAGAAATTGGACGTCGTTCAAGAGGAACACCAAGAATAGCCAACAGGCTTTTGAAAAGGGTCAGGGATTTTGCACAGGTGAAAGGAAATGGATGTATTGATTATGACATAGCAAATAGAGCCCTCGATTTGCTTGGGGTTGATGATATGGGTCTTGAATATCTTGATAGAAAAATACTGTCATCGATAATTGAAAAATTTCAAGGGGGTCCTGTTGGAATAGATACTATTGCTGCAGCTATAGGTGAGGAAAGTGATACAATCGTGGATGTTTATGAGCCATATCTCATGCAGATTGGTTTTTTAGATAGGACATCAAGAGGGAGGATGGCAACTCAGCTTGCATATAAATATCTAAATTATTCATTACCAGAGTGA
- the queA gene encoding tRNA preQ1(34) S-adenosylmethionine ribosyltransferase-isomerase QueA encodes MNLHEFYYDLPQELIAQEPLQNRSESRLMVLHRTTGKIEQDIFKNIVNYLKAGDCLVFNDTKVIPARLIGTKEDTGGKIEFVLLKKIAKDEWEILVKPGKRAKIGSVFIFGEGDLRAEVLRNTAAGGRVVKFFYKGIFEEVLNRLGEMPVPPYIKKKLRDKNRYQTVYAKNKGSVAAPTAGLHFTNELLDKVKGIGVKTVFVTLHVGLGTFRPVKEEIIEKHKMHSEFYMVTEEASEEINRTRANGGRIITVGTTSTRTLETVADEKGRIIPGSGWTDIFIYPGYKFKVVDGIITNFHLPESTLIMMVSAFAGMNNIRNAYNVAIKNKYRFFSFGDAMFII; translated from the coding sequence TTGAATTTACATGAATTTTACTATGATTTACCTCAGGAGTTAATTGCGCAGGAACCTCTTCAAAACCGTTCGGAATCTCGATTGATGGTTTTACACAGAACAACGGGTAAAATAGAACAAGATATTTTTAAAAATATTGTAAATTATTTAAAAGCAGGTGATTGCCTTGTATTTAATGATACTAAGGTAATACCGGCAAGACTTATAGGTACGAAAGAAGATACAGGAGGAAAAATTGAATTTGTTCTTTTAAAAAAAATAGCAAAAGATGAATGGGAAATACTTGTAAAACCCGGGAAACGAGCTAAAATAGGTTCGGTATTTATTTTTGGGGAGGGAGATTTAAGGGCTGAAGTATTAAGGAATACAGCAGCAGGTGGAAGAGTGGTTAAATTTTTTTACAAAGGTATTTTTGAGGAAGTGCTTAATAGATTAGGAGAAATGCCTGTTCCGCCTTATATAAAGAAAAAACTAAGGGATAAAAATAGATATCAGACTGTATATGCGAAAAACAAGGGTTCAGTGGCAGCACCGACTGCAGGTTTGCATTTTACAAATGAGTTGCTTGACAAAGTAAAAGGGATAGGAGTTAAAACAGTTTTTGTAACATTACACGTAGGACTTGGGACATTTCGACCTGTAAAAGAAGAGATAATAGAAAAACATAAAATGCATTCAGAATTTTATATGGTTACAGAAGAAGCTTCTGAAGAGATAAACAGAACAAGGGCAAATGGAGGAAGAATAATAACTGTTGGTACGACTTCAACACGAACCCTTGAAACGGTAGCTGATGAAAAAGGTAGGATTATTCCAGGAAGCGGTTGGACAGATATTTTTATTTATCCGGGATATAAATTCAAAGTAGTTGATGGAATAATAACGAATTTTCATTTGCCGGAATCGACCTTAATCATGATGGTATCGGCATTTGCAGGTATGAATAACATTAGGAATGCATATAATGTTGCTATAAAAAATAAGTATAGGTTTTTTAGTTTTGGCGATGCAATGTTTATAATATAA